From Aegilops tauschii subsp. strangulata cultivar AL8/78 chromosome 5, Aet v6.0, whole genome shotgun sequence:
ccggaacggaaattaatcaacactcaggcaaaacataggccactcggaggtgtaacctgaacatgaccggccacttgggcaaccacatatcctatttgagcaacacaagatatacatgtttttatctacatcatatcttataggactcatattgacatggagatttggctggtctcacctcgaggccggagggggtcggtgacggggacgacggcggggatgatggaggggctccttgatttctgcaaaaataaaaaccctataagttatcactaatacatcccgaataattgcttaaactaaaaaaataacaacaaatatgacatgGTCAACTAGTTCTAtcaattcaactagttcttactaaatataaacttactataaatagaagaaaaactagttctttctaaaaataaagtagttcaactagttatattaattttcttactaaaaatacattagttctattaattcaactagttcaactagtttattaatttacttactaaactagttcaactaaaactaaactagttcaactagtttattaatttacttactaattattttaaacacttactaaaaacagtaaaaaaaactacattatacaatagtaaaaaacatctactattaaccatactgccctagttaactagtaccatcactactactaattaacatctactactactaaaaatcattatctatgaagcctaaattaacatctactactactaaaaaacatctactaactaagcagagagagagggggtgggggaggggttgggggcttacagagaggggagagacggtggcggggaggtgctcggtGACTGAGGTAGGGGCGGCAAGGGCGGGCTCGGGATCGGGAGGcggcggtcctgggcgggctcgggcggcggtgatgaggtcgagggcggcggcggtgaggtcgagagcggcggcgggcggcggcggtgaggttgagggcggcctcgggcAGCGGCGGTGAGGGCAGGCTCGGGCTCGGGCGGCAGCGACAGAGGAGTAGGGGAACAAGGGGGAAAGGAGGACTTAGCAAAATTTTGAGTCCGCGGGTGGTTAAGTCgaactagcagtagcgctcttAAGGAAATGCGCTATAGCTAATTTAGCTATAGTGCGTTTTAGAAAAAAAAAACGCTATGCTAAAGGAAGCAGTTATTTCTTTTGTTTATCCCAATATCAGTAGCGCTTTGTCCTGGAAAAACGCTATAAGTCTAAGCATGTAAAAAcatcaaaaatatacattggtcatcattgatctttttgtgtagaatctaaatagtcaacatgaatctTTACCGTACCTGTATAGGCATAGGCGAAGATTCATATATTGCAGCaacaaatcctacacatatagttcaatgaagaccaagtgctcgagataatttgagaagtaacatatttaaggtggtaaacaccttgttcgcttagcagtatgggactaaacttaattagcTGCGGTGATACTTAGCAGCAGCGAGTTTTGAAGAAAAACGCTACTACTgagtactttagcagtagcgtgtccaggagaagggcgctactactatatctagcctggaggcaacgccgtggcaattatagtagtagcgcttgtttcacctagagcgctactgctatcGGGATGTTAGTAGCGTGGTTTCCTggagctcgctactgctaattagcagtagcgtttgtttttaaaccacgctgctgctaagattctgtgtataaggttttccctagtagtgaagaGTCCTCGTCTTGTGTGCCAAGTCTTGTGAAGTCTTCCTTGTATACGTCATGGGTTTCCGAAGTGGCCCATTAGTGAACCACCATGAGGGTCCTCGGTCCGGCCCTCATAGCGGGGTGACGACGTGGTAaataccccctagtccaggactccagCATCCTCCTCGCCCCTcaaacctatatatactagagaaTTTTTTCCCTTTGGGACACAccagttttggagcctcctctagttctctaGTACTAGTTCTAGCTGAGATAATTAGAGCTGGTTATAgttcctctaatcctcataattataAGCCCCGCGTGGCTCTAATCTTATCCTCTAATTCTCCGATTGTGATTAGTTCTGGACAGCGAAGCGTTACCGGGTCGTGAAGACTGTATGCTTGCAATCTGTGGAGAGGCCGCGCTTTTTGTCTTCGGTTCGAGGGACTGTTCGTGGGCGGTTCGCGTGATCTTTCATCTACGGTTCGAGGGACTTCAAGTATGATCTACACAAACTTGTCTACTTCCGCTGCTACTCGGAGTCAGTAACAATCGTCATCTAAACCTCTTGTGCATCTTCATAGTGTTCCTGGTTGATCGTAGGGtgattttttgttttctactacgttttCCGACATTTCGTGGTACAAGTATGTATTGCTCGATGTTTGATCAAAGGGAAAAAGCCAGGGGAAATATTCGTTATTTATATTCTAATGATATTGGAGATTAAAATGAGAGGTGTTCCCTCACCGGTTATGTTTTTCTTCTCTGTGAATCTTTTATTAGCTAGACAGAAACTGTGCGGCATGTAGTTGGTTTGTCATCAATATAAGTTGAGTTCATGTCAGTGACCTAGGCAGTGAAGGAAGCCATTTGGATGCATATTTATTTTTGTGATTTGGGTATTGATCAAGTTGATTGAGTTGTGTTTGTGATAGTCAAAATGCGATTCACCTTGCAAAAGATAAAAATTTCATCAACGAACCAAGCATATTGATGTGTACAACTCCTACATCAGGCATCATGTGAGAGAAAAGACTTTGTATATTGAGAAGTTGGCAAGAGATAATCCAGTTGATATGTTAACGAAGACGGTCCCAAGGCTAAGTTTAATAATTTTGGACTTGATGGGCATTTGTGCATGTCCGAGCCAGCTCCCTTGAGGAACACCGGAGGTGGAGAGTATATCACTTGTTGATTTGTTCATGCGGAGATGAATCTTTTGGAGATATGACTTGTTCATCAACAAGCTGGATGTGTTTGTTTAATGGCTCAATCATCACTGAGGTGGAGAATTGTGAAAATGTGGGGCTCTTATATCACCATTTGAAAGCCATATTGGCCATTCTAACATGCAAAAAAAACACATAGGTATGACGTATCAAGATGGCAATGGGGCCCCGAAACCCGCGTCCCCTCGGGTTTTTACCCTATTAGGGGACAGGGATGGGTGACTTTCTATCCCCGCGGGGCTGCTCGTGGTTACATTATAAAACCCGGCATGTTTCGAGGGTTTAGACCCGTTTGAGTACTACCCGAACCCGATACCCGACAAAACCCGTCAAAATACGTTAAGCATGCACAGATCCATCTTGACTCAAGTGGCCCAAAGCCACAGTGCCCGAGCAGCCGAGCCCCACAGCGTAAGGCCCTGGAGTACAAACCAACCCCTCGCTCGGTCACTGCAGTGTCGCTCGCTCTTCAGGCCTCTCTCTCCCGCACAACACAACACCTAAACGTAAACCTAGGCCCCCCCAGCCGTCGCCTGCTGCTGTAATATGCTCCTGTTTTTCTTTCAAATGTTGTTGTTTTCATTGATTGCTCGTGGGGACGGGTTCCCCGTGGGTTTTGAAAACCCGACGGGTTTAGGGGACGGGCAAAAATTTAACCCCACACACGTTGATGGGGACGGGGACGGGTTTGTGATTTTCTCGTGGGGATGGGTTTGGGCAAGCAAAACCCGGTGGGTTTCGTCCCCGTTGCCATCTTGAATGATGTACGCTGAAATAGGAGTTGTTTGCCGTATATAGTTACCAAAACAGAGGGGGATTTCTGCAAACCTGTTTATTTAGGCCCCTCACCTAGCTCGGGAATAGACAGAGAGTTGAACTTTTCTGTTTTTGAGAGAGTTCTCGGGTTAGGAGTGAAGTCAGGTCATTTGATCAACAAATCCACCCAAACCCGAGTGCTAAAAATTGGTGATTTGGAGCTTGCCTGCCTTGTTAACTTTTCATCTTGTTCTTGATTCACCTCTGTAGTGAAAGATTGCTCGTCGCTGCCGGTGTTTTTTTTCCTCACGAGGGGTTTTCACGTAAATCCTTGTGTCTCTTCTTGATTTGGTGTTTCCCTTATCATATTGGTTGCTGCTCGAGTGCTTGCTTGTTATTGGTACCTACCTATTGCTCAAGTTTGCTATGGTCTGATTGTGTTGAGTGTTGACATTAAAGGCATGCGCTCTTTCATATGTTGATATATTGATGTCGCAATGAGCTACTATTGCGATACATTGTTGCGGTGAACATTAAGTAGCTTGGTGCTTGTGAATTTCATGATATATAGTTCAGATTTTATTTATGCACACAAAGTGTTGGCTGAAATGCATGTGAAGAACTGATGGCTCACTGTTTTGGTCGTCTTCGCTACGCCTCTTCGCTTATGTATATACAGTAATAGTAGCATGAAGTGAGGACGGTTAGCTCTGTGTGTCGACGACAATCTTGCCAGTCGCGTGGCCTTCGATACTGGTCTGCCACGCCTTGCCCGCGTCGCCCAACGGGAACCTCGAGTCGATCACCGTCTTGAGCTTGCCGTCCCTGAGCAAGGCGACCAAGAACTCCAGGTCTGCCTTGTTGGGCGACACGAGCAGGGGCACGAGGCGCTTCTTGGAGAATGTCACCCCGTGCAGGATATATCTGAGGATGGCCCACAAGTTTGGGGTGATGTCTATCACTCTCCCCCCGGCGTCGCTCAGCAACGGCCGGAATGACGACCAGCTGACGCCGACGGTGCAGTGAACCACGCCATCGTACTTGGCGCCGGACGGGCTCAGCAGGCTAGCCCCCTCCGGGGTCCTGTAGTCCATCACCTCGTCCGCGCCCAAGCCCTTGACAAGATCCATGTTGCGGGCGCCACAGGTGGCGGTGACATGGAGGTTGGCCAGCTTCGCAAGCTGCACCGCGTACAGGCCTACGCCGCCGGAGGCTGCGGTGATCAACACGTTTAAAGGCTTGCTGCCGGCGCCGTCGAGGTGAAACTTGGCACCAATGGACCTCAGCGCCTGGAGCGCAGTGCCTGCGGCAATGGGAAGCCCGGCACCCTCCGCCGCACAAACCTCCGGTGGCCTTCTCACAGTCAGGTTTGCGGATGCCACAGCGTACTCTGCGAGGCCACCTCCGTTCTGTAAGAGACAGAGAAGACATTGATGAGCTTTACTTTGAAAGCAGCTGGAAGATGAAACACACGTACGTGGAAAGAGATGTTGAGGAGGTTCCCCTTACAAGAGACTTCAACATGGCCACAACTTGATCCCCCACTATGAGACCTTCCACTCCAAGACCGACACCCACAACTACTCCTGCAACATCTGTCACTGCGGGGGAAAACAGGCTAGCTGTTAGCAAGTTGTTTGATGAATTGAGCAACAGCAAACAAAATTCATGATTTATTTATATAGAATGACACTAGGAATGAGGATATATATATAGTCACCTGGGATAAAAGGCAGTCTACGAGGCAGCAGAGGCCGCAAGTCCCCTTTCTGTATCTTGCAGTCAAGTGGATTGATGGCTGCAGCTTCTACTTTCAACAGGACCTCATTCTTCTTCGCTGAAGGGACGGGGACTTCTACATGCTGCATTATTAATAAGAGAGATTTCAGAATTACGATATGTTTCTTTTTTACTATAAAAAATTCTACTATTTTATTTTCatttactccctctgtcccataatataagagcgtacGGGAGTAGTAATTAATAAGCCGCAAAAGCTTCGGGCAAATCAATAGGGCTGCGGGACCAGTGACCACCGAAGAAACCAGTGCCTCGCTTTCCCCAAGGAAAACACAGAGTTGCGGGACCAGTAATTCTAACCTTGAGGCCGGCGGAGCCTCCGCCGCAGGCGTCGTACAGCACCGCCCGCATCTTCGCCGGCGGCGTCGCAGCTGGGGTGGCCATGGGCCGGGAAACAACAGAGCAAACGGAGGGGAAGCTAGCGTCGCAAGTATCGTTGACTCCTCACTCGTCGTAAGAGCTGGTGCTTGGCCGGAGATGGCTTTCTAATTCTTGGCTGTGAGATCTATATACACGAGGAATCATGGGTTTCGCCGCGTGGGTCCACTCGTCATGTGTATCGAGTGTTAGTACTAATTAATCTTGTTGTCAAATACTATCAGACTTTGCATGTCGGCAAGGTACTAAAAATAAAAATGTGATCGAGGCTGGGGATTACTATACTAGCATGTCGGCAAGGCTTGCAAAATATCAAGGCCTCCGTGCCTTACAAGCTATAACAAGTAAAAATATGTGCAGCTCGCTAGCATGAGCTGTAAAAGTATATATGACAGATGCGAGTTGTTAGGGGCCTCCCATCTGTGCCGCCAGGGTCCTCCTCCTGCCTCCCTCTCCCCGGGCGATGCCTGACcgacgccggcgccggcggggcgTCTTCTTCCCCACGCGCGATGGGGCGGCGCGGGCCGGCCTCCTCGGGCATGGACGCAGCACAGGGCGCTGCGGCGCGGCGGCCCGCCGGCGTGGGGTGCCTACGCGGGTGATGCGGCGGCGTGGAGGACGTCGTGGCGGTGGCGACCCGGGTCGGCGGCCCTGGAAGGTGGAGGTAGGTGAAGCATAGGCCTCTCGCGGCGGCATGGCGTGGCGATGTCCCTGTCGAAGGTGGATCTGCGCCGGCGATTTGATGGCTTTGGCTCCAGATTGGATCGGATCAGCGACGGTGACGAGCGCGGGGATTCATCTCGGCGGCTCTCGCGGTTTGGCGAGGTGGGGTGGCGGCCCTCCTACCAGGCTCCAGTGGTGGCACACGCAGGCAGTGGTCGGTGTGTCAGGGCTCCTATCGTGGCAGTGCTGTTGTGAATGGTCGCCAGATCTGGGTGGCCATGTCTGGGGCTTTGAAGGCGGTCTGCACGGTGCACATGTTGTCGGTTGGATGCTCATGGGAAAGATCTGGGTGAAAACCTGGTCTCTGGCTTGTGGCCGGAGCTGGTGATGGTAACGCCCTCGGCATCGTTTTCTTCTTGAAGGCATCATCGAGTTGAAGCTCCCAACTCCTTCcgctacctccgggggaaacccaaGATCAGTCGATCGGATGACGCCGGCGCATTTGTGTCGTTCCCTCCTTaggggcgtcattcttggaggtgtGCATTGGTTTGAGGGACCAGTGGACGGTTCTAGCGGTGGAGCGGCATTCCATGTGACGCATTGACGACGTGGAGTCTCGGCGGCGTGGCGCGGCAGGGCCTCGGCGACGGATGTGTGATGATGGACGCGCATAGGGAGGAGGCGTTGTCTGGAGCCGTGGGGGCGTCGACGGCAGGCCTGGCAATGTTGATGCATCAGTGcctgctctgaagatggatcAGTGGAAGACGACGGTGACGACCTATGAGAGTGCGTCGGGCCGGTTTGCGCCCCAAACCCAGTATGTCGCTTGGTTGgggcctccggctttagatgttaggcatttgtgcgatgtctgtttggtattaggctcggactatcggcaccccttcatcaagtggataggagtagcgacagatgttgcaaAGATGATAGATTCAGACTACCTGACGTACTCGTTTGTAAGatctttgtgaataattaataaatggatgcatgcatctcccagatgcagagacCGGAGGTCATACTCCTTTAAAAAAAATAAGAAGCAAGAACTTTTCTTAGGTCGGCTGTAAATTAAGGTCATATGGAATGGACTAAGTGTCTCCTCGTAATGTAAGCTTGTTATGTACTGAAAAATATAGCTTCATCTCCTCACGTGTGTGTTCGTGTTTTCTGGCCGAATCGAATTAATAGTACGCGCATGTATGTGAATAGTCGGTCTTGGTTCTTGCGTGAAGAACTGCACACATCAGTCAATTTACGCAAAAAACTCAATCTGATGGAAAAAGGTAGGTTATGTGTTTATACTTCAACACTTCTCCTCATGTGTGGCTCTCTCGGGTCTAAACGTGGAGTAAGAATGGGCTGAATTTTAATTGTGGCAGCCTATTTTGAACTCAAGTCCTTTTGACTTTGATACcatgtgagagagagggggagagagaaacagagagagagttTGATGGAATTGATGTTGTATTTCTTGAGCATTGTGAGCATATGTATAAGAGTACGTGATCAATTTTGAATACAAGACAAGATAGAATTAAATCATAGGCTATCCTATGTTTTCTAACTAAAGTCATGATACACAACATCCTCCGTACAACAGAAGCACCGTAGGAGGTGAGACTGGACAGGAATGCGATGATCTTGCGGTTGTTTCCCGCGGCCTGCGAATCAACAATCACGCATTTCTGATGGTGCGTGAACAGAGTCCCCACAACCTGGAAAGAAAAAATAATTATATAGTATCATgtgctggaattttgtctattttgggcctagcccaatagcagtttcagaaattcctaataaatcctagaggtccacgcagcccattcgtgcaaggcaagaggtggaactaaagtttagtctCACATTGCTAGTTTAGGGGGAGTttgacctctttataagggaggctctttctccacatgtatgaggatgagaacaagagggacatccacgcacGCTCCTCCTCTGCCGCCCGCCTCGTCACGCCTCGCtacgccgcgggttgcgggaatgagccaagccaatgtctaaatttttgccacgcgcGACGGGTATACGAAATGTCACGCGGAAGCTGAAACGTTTTTGTTGTAGTggctcgtcacgacgcgccgcggttgcgggaatgagccgagccgatgtctaaattttagCCACGCACG
This genomic window contains:
- the LOC109780943 gene encoding chloroplast envelope quinone oxidoreductase homolog, whose amino-acid sequence is MATPAATPPAKMRAVLYDACGGGSAGLKHVEVPVPSAKKNEVLLKVEAAAINPLDCKIQKGDLRPLLPRRLPFIPVTDVAGVVVGVGLGVEGLIVGDQVVAMLKSLNGGGLAEYAVASANLTVRRPPEVCAAEGAGLPIAAGTALQALRSIGAKFHLDGAGSKPLNVLITAASGGVGLYAVQLAKLANLHVTATCGARNMDLVKGLGADEVMDYRTPEGASLLSPSGAKYDGVVHCTVGVSWSSFRPLLSDAGGRVIDITPNLWAILRYILHGVTFSKKRLVPLLVSPNKADLEFLVALLRDGKLKTVIDSRFPLGDAGKAWQTSIEGHATGKIVVDTQS